DNA from Flavobacteriales bacterium:
GCCACATCCCGTATTTATTATTCAAAAATAACCATATTAGGGTATAAAAGAAAAAGCCAAACGCTAAATGTTTGACTTTTTTCTGTCGGGGTGGCAGGATTCGAACCTGCGACCTCCTGCTCCCAAAGCAGGCGCGATGACCGGGCTACGCTACACCCCGAACGGTCTTTCTAAAGGGATGGCGAAAGTATTGAATTTTCCAATTCAACGCCATCGGATGTGATCGCGCCAGGATTCGAACCTGGGACCGTCTGCTTAGAAGGCAGATGCTCTATCCAGCTGAGCTACGCGACCAATAAAAAAATTCAACCTGTCGGGATGAGAGGATTCGAACCTCCGATCTCGCGCCCCCCAGACGCGCACTTTAACCGGACTAAGCTACATCCCGTGATATGGTTCTCAGACGCTTCTGAAAACGGGTGGCAAAATTAGGAGATTCTGTCCAATTGACAAGATGATTTAGCGACCTATGGACTTGACTACTTTTGTCCCCATGAGAATACTCACGACCATCCTTCTCTTCTTCCCTTTGCTGCTTCTTGCACAGGACCCTCCTCCTCCTAGCGACCTGAGCGGAGCGGAGTTACGTGAATGGCTGAGGGACAATTGGTATCTACCTTGGCACAATGATCTGGGCTATGGACCTGCTCGAGAAGCGATGTTCGGCACCATAGATAATGAAGGGGGCACCTTGGAGTGTGTGTACTCAGGTTTCACCCAGCCGGCCGAGGAGGTCACTTTTCCTGACCCCATCAATACAGAGCATACGGTACCACAGAGTTTCTTCAATAGCCAGACCCCTATGCGCTCGGACATCCATCACCTCTTCCCTACCCATATGCAGGCCAATGGCACCCGGGGTAGTCTACCTTATGGTGAGGTGGTCGACAATCAGGCCGATGAGTGGCTCATCGGATCAGCCGGAAGTTATAACGAGTCTTCTTCCATACCTGGATCCAACATAGATGCTTACAGTGAGATAGAACACAATGTATACTTCGAGCCCAGAGAAGAGCAGAAGGGAAATACCGCTCGGGCTATCTTCTATTTCTATACGATGTATGCCGATGATGTAGAGGCCGCTTTCAGCGACATCTCCTCCATGGGAGACCTCAATACACTCTATGAGTGGCACGTCATGGATCCACCTGATACAGAGGAGGTCGAGCGCAATGAAGAGATACAGGCCGCTCAAGGGAACTACAATCCCTATATCAGTATGCCTGAGCTTGCCGGTACGGCCTGGGGCTTCACTTCTTCTCTGACCGAGAGCGAATCGGTCTGCAGAGCAGAGATACAAGGTGATATGTTGAGACTCCCTGACTGTATGGATGCACAATCGATAGCGATCTTCGATATCACTGGAAGACTGGTCTACCGATCTATCTCTAGTCAGCCCTTTCATCTGGAATCCCTCGATCAGGGACTACATATCATCACTGTCTATTCTCAGAGAGGAACCAGTGTTCTCAGATATTTCCGCTGAAAGCAAAAAAACAAAGAGCAGTGGCCATAGCCACTGCTCTCGGTCTACGAATCAAAATCCACCTGTGATCAGGCGACCTCTGTTTCCAATGATTCGAGTTTTTTCACACGCTCTTGTACCAGACCCAACTGCCGGGAAAGGACATTCTGCACTTCTCTAGGGAGCACATTCTCTTGTAGTACTTCCATATAATCCTCAATGAAGGTGCGCTCACCTCTGAGGCATTCTTCTAGTACGGACTCTTCAGTATCTGAAGAGAGTGCAGACTTGACATTGAGCCAGGTCCTGTGCAATGCTCCTTTGATGGAACCAGAGTCATTAGGCTCACCACCGAGTGATCTGATCTGGTCAGAAAGCACTTGGATCATGTCCTTACGCTCTAGGCTCACATTGAAAAGAAATAGCTTCAATGAGCGGTTATCGACACTGTCAGCAGCCTCGCTATATCCGTTATGGGAATCGTAGGCTCTATTGAGGAGTGTCTGTAGTTTATCTATCTGTTCGTCTCTGTTCTGCATAGCTATTGATGTATTATTAGGTTTAAAATTCAAATTATCGTGATCTGCTTATGAAGCACTATGCTCCAAAGAGAGACCGTTCTTTATGGTCTTGAATTCGCGATTTGCAAATTCAAGGGTCCTGATGGGAAAGGGTATACTTATATCGTTCTCATCGAATGCTCTCTTCAAGGCTTTGACCGCCTTACTCTTCTCTTCGAGGAAATTCTTATGATTCGGATCATCGAGCCAGAACCTCAGTGTGAAGTTGATGGAACTGTCACCGAATTCTCCATACATCACCTCTACTGGTTTTTTGGAAGAACTCATTTGCGTGATAGCATCGATGGCTACTTGTTCAGCTTTTTCCAGATCATCTGAATAGCTGACTCCGCACTCCAGGTCGACTCTACGTTCATTGGTCACGGTGTAATTCACCAGGCTGCTTTCCAGCACCTGCTTATTGGGTATGACGATCGTCTGACCTTGAAAGGAGCGTAAGGTGGTATATCGGAGAGTGATATCCTCTACCGTACCAAAATGATCATTGGTCTCTATCAGGTCACCCACATTGAGCGGGTAGCGCGATGCCATCAGAATTCCAGAGATCAGATTCGATGCTGTGTTCTGAAAGGCAAAACCAAGTGCCAGACCTACCACACCTACACCGGCCAACATACTGGTGACGGTCTTGTCTAGATTGAGCACCCCTAGCGCGAAGAAGAGTCCAACGGCTATTACTCCAATGTAGGCTATGGTGCTCAGAAGATTGTTGACGGCCTCGTTGTCTGATGTGCGTGTGAGGAGTTTATGTACTCCCTTTTTCAGAAGCTTGGCCACCAATACGAATCCCAAAAGGACTACTATGGCCATGGCCAGATTGGGCAACATCAGGACAGCGGTCTCATACCAGCCCATCAGTTTTTCCCAAATCTCGCTTCCTATATCTTGTATACTTTCCATGTGTCTGTAGATTTTGATTTAATCGATACTCGATCCTATGCCTCTGATTTATTGAAAGAGGCGAACATCCAGTATTTGATCTCCACATTCTGCATGAATTCTTCGACCATGTGTGTGGTCCCTATATCACCGATCTCTGCGGCTTCATCATAAGTCTCTGTAAGGTGAGTGAGGAGTATCTCGAAATCATTGAGCACTTCTGTGATCATCTCACTCGATTTGAAATCAGCAGGCACCTCTTGGATCTCACTGTTGTCCAGGAATTCCTTGAAGGTGCTGAAAGGACGCTTTCCGAATATGCGGATGCGTTCGGCTATGACGTCTATTGCTTCTTTGGTGAAGTTGTATTGCTCCTCGAGTTTCTCGTGGATATCGAAGAAATCAGGTCCTACCACGTTCCAGTGGAAATTCCTCAATTTCTGATAGTGCACTTCATAATTGGCGAGAAGGAGGTTGAGCTTCTCGACCACATTGGCCGCATCTTCACTCTCGTAGCCGAGTTTGAAGCTGCGTTTCTTTTGTTTGGCTTGGCCGTTCTTACTCATGGTGTCTAACATTTTAACAGATTTTGAATGATTCGTAAATGGATGGATTCGTAGATAAAAGGGGGAGCACCCCCGAAAGCTCTATCAAGCTTTCGAGAGTAATCCTCGGACAAGATTTACGGCTATCAATACGAGAGCCACGAAAAATATAATCTTGGCGATACTTGCTGCTCCAGCGGCTATTCCTCCAAATCCGAGGATGGCGGCTATCAAGGCAACTACTACAAAAGTTAAAGTCCAGCGTAACATAATTTTTAGGTTTTGTGATTCGCTGGATATAATGGAATTCCCGTACCAACATCCTTTTCACGCCTTTTAGCGCAAGGCTCGCTAAATCATATATTATTGATTATCAATAATTTGCGTTCAATCTGAATGTGCTTTGACGATATTAGATTGCTCTCGAGGACCATTCAGAATCCATGGTATCCCCTTCCCCGATCGGGGAATGACTTCCCCATGTAATGATGGATGATGGCCTATATATCAGATGATTCACAATCGGTACTGAATTTGGTCATGTCAGCCTGTGAAGAGAATGAACGCGCATAGATGAACACACTTTGAATTGATGAAGGATCAGGATAACTTAGTAGCAGATGGTAATGAGAGTGGAATTCCAGACATCTTGGTCATCGATGATGAGAAAGATGTCTGCTTCCTACTGTGCTCCTACCTGCGGAATAACGGTATGAAGGCCGAATACCGATTATCCTTGAGGGAAGGAAGAAGATATATGGAGGTGAATACCCCAGACGTTCTTCTACTGGATGTGAATCTCAAAGATGGCAGCGGACTGAGTCTGATGAAGGAGGATGTGATCTCTGACTCTACAGAGGTGATCGTCATGAGCGCTCAGTCACAGAATAAAGACGAAGCAATGAGACTAGGTGCAGCCGAATTCATGGATAAACCATTCAATATGAAAAATGTCATGAATACGATAGAAAGATTGACAGCGGATTGACGCGGTTCTACAGATCGATATGTCCTCAGATTAGCCATAGATACTGACCCACAAAACCATATACCATTGAAAAAACTACTGATCATAGACGATGACCGAGATATCCGACTGCTATTGCAGCGATTCTTGAGTAAACACGGATTTGATGTTTATGAAGCTGGTAGCTGTGCCTCGGCCAGGAAAGCCACTTCGGATGAGACCTACGACATCATCATAAGCGATTATAAATTGCCAGACGGTGACGGAATATCGCTGAGCAAGGAATTATGGAAGAACGGAGTCTCTGCTCCCATCATCATGATCACTGCCTACAGCGATGTGAAAATGGCCGTCAAGGCGGTCAAGCGCGGCATTTTCGATTACATCACCAAGCCTCTCCATCCAGACGAACTCCTGGAGACGATAGAGCGCGCCATGAATGCCGAAGAGGTAGGTCCTACTGCAGCAACTGAAGCAAAGCAGTCCAATAAGAAGTCCGATTCAGAGACAAAACACAAGTCATCTGTTCCTATCAACTATATACGTGGAGATAGTCCACGCTCCAAAGAGATAGATGAGCAAGTGAGCCTGATCGCCCCTACCGGCATGTCTGTGATCATCACCGGTGAGACTGGTACCGGTAAGGAATATGTGGCCAAGGAGATACACGCTCGGAGTCAACGTGCGGACAAGCCTTTTGTCGCTCTGGATTGCGGAGCACTGCCCGATGATATCGCTGGAAGCGAATTGTTCGGACATGTAAAAGGTGCTTTCACAGGTGCCATCTCGGACAAGGTGGGAAGTTTTGAATATGCGGATGGCGGTACCATCTTCTTGGATGAGATCGGAAATCTGGATATGCAGCATCAGATCAAGCTTCTGAGATTGATACAAGAGTCGAAAGTCAAAAGACTGGGTAGCAATGAAGAGAAAGACATCGATGTACGCATCATCGTAGCGACCAATGAGGATCTGATAGAAGCCAGTAGAAAAGGAACTTTCCGTCAGGATCTATTCTTCAGATTGAATGAGTTCTCTATCGAATTGGCTCCGCTCAGAGAGCGTGGAGATGATATCCTACTCTTTGCCGAGTTCTTCTTGAATATGGCAAATCAGAGTCTCAACAAGCATGTGACACAGATAGGTGATAAAGCCAAAGAGCAGATCCTGAACTACTCATGGCCAGGGAATCTCAGGGAATTGAGGAATGTGATGAAACGCGCAGTTCTTCTCAGTTCTGGAGATACGTTGAAAGAGAAAGCATTGCCTACTGAGATCACCATGCCA
Protein-coding regions in this window:
- a CDS encoding PA2169 family four-helix-bundle protein, whose amino-acid sequence is MQNRDEQIDKLQTLLNRAYDSHNGYSEAADSVDNRSLKLFLFNVSLERKDMIQVLSDQIRSLGGEPNDSGSIKGALHRTWLNVKSALSSDTEESVLEECLRGERTFIEDYMEVLQENVLPREVQNVLSRQLGLVQERVKKLESLETEVA
- a CDS encoding mechanosensitive ion channel → MESIQDIGSEIWEKLMGWYETAVLMLPNLAMAIVVLLGFVLVAKLLKKGVHKLLTRTSDNEAVNNLLSTIAYIGVIAVGLFFALGVLNLDKTVTSMLAGVGVVGLALGFAFQNTASNLISGILMASRYPLNVGDLIETNDHFGTVEDITLRYTTLRSFQGQTIVIPNKQVLESSLVNYTVTNERRVDLECGVSYSDDLEKAEQVAIDAITQMSSSKKPVEVMYGEFGDSSINFTLRFWLDDPNHKNFLEEKSKAVKALKRAFDENDISIPFPIRTLEFANREFKTIKNGLSLEHSAS
- a CDS encoding DUF1328 domain-containing protein, with the translated sequence MLRWTLTFVVVALIAAILGFGGIAAGAASIAKIIFFVALVLIAVNLVRGLLSKA
- a CDS encoding response regulator — translated: MKDQDNLVADGNESGIPDILVIDDEKDVCFLLCSYLRNNGMKAEYRLSLREGRRYMEVNTPDVLLLDVNLKDGSGLSLMKEDVISDSTEVIVMSAQSQNKDEAMRLGAAEFMDKPFNMKNVMNTIERLTAD
- a CDS encoding DNA starvation/stationary phase protection protein, whose product is MSKNGQAKQKKRSFKLGYESEDAANVVEKLNLLLANYEVHYQKLRNFHWNVVGPDFFDIHEKLEEQYNFTKEAIDVIAERIRIFGKRPFSTFKEFLDNSEIQEVPADFKSSEMITEVLNDFEILLTHLTETYDEAAEIGDIGTTHMVEEFMQNVEIKYWMFASFNKSEA
- a CDS encoding sigma-54-dependent Fis family transcriptional regulator encodes the protein MKKLLIIDDDRDIRLLLQRFLSKHGFDVYEAGSCASARKATSDETYDIIISDYKLPDGDGISLSKELWKNGVSAPIIMITAYSDVKMAVKAVKRGIFDYITKPLHPDELLETIERAMNAEEVGPTAATEAKQSNKKSDSETKHKSSVPINYIRGDSPRSKEIDEQVSLIAPTGMSVIITGETGTGKEYVAKEIHARSQRADKPFVALDCGALPDDIAGSELFGHVKGAFTGAISDKVGSFEYADGGTIFLDEIGNLDMQHQIKLLRLIQESKVKRLGSNEEKDIDVRIIVATNEDLIEASRKGTFRQDLFFRLNEFSIELAPLRERGDDILLFAEFFLNMANQSLNKHVTQIGDKAKEQILNYSWPGNLRELRNVMKRAVLLSSGDTLKEKALPTEITMPEHFFFERERNNGTDGDLRSASLHAEYEAILDALRKTGNNKTKAAELLNIDRKTLYNKIKQYESELS